CCGGCTTGCGATATTTCCAGTACTGATCCGGATATTGCACCATCAGTTTATTCTGCGCTGTGACTTCGGAAAGTCTGCGGAGCACAATCGGGTCGTCCTGCTCATTATGCATCCAGTTGATCAGTCGTTCGGTCCGTTGATCACGGCCCACCATCTGCTGAACTTCTTCGCGTTTCAGTCCCCAGCGCATCATTTCATAGGGAAGCGTGAAGGCAAATTGACCTGTCGCTGAACTGTTTACCGAGGTCGGCTGATCTGCCACCATCTGCTGGAGTGATTCATTGGAGTAGGCGGCCAGGTTCAAAAGAACTGACCAGTCCCAGCCTACCTGTGCCAGCGTGCGACGGACTTGAGGTGCCTGGAGGCGATCCAGCAGTCCGGGTCGAATAAAGCCCTCTTCAGAATTGGTCGCCAGGAACAGGGTTTCTCCATTCGCAATCTCAATGGCCATTACCTGTTTAAATTCTGACAGAAATGTGCGGGCAATTACTCGCAGAGGTTGTGCGCCAAAGTCAATATGCTGGAACCGCTGGCAGAACATGCCCCCTGCTTTCAAATGCCGGGAGACATTTCGATAAAAGTCAGCCGTGTACTCTGACTGAGATTGAGTGACGACCGACTGCACGGGATTGCTGATAATCAGGTCATAAGCAGCAGTCGTTTTTGCACGCGACGCCATGGCCAGCGCGACAGGGGACTGCACCAGAGTGACGCGGTCAGAGTCCAGCGCGGAGATCGAATTACGGGTAGCAATTTCATCCTGATATAACTGAATCAGTCCCGGATCATGTTCCAGACAGGTGATATGCTGCACGGGAAAATCCAGGCTGGAGTTAAGACTCACTCCCGATCCCAGTCCCAGGAACAAGACATCGGCGGGGCGGTCATGCAACGTTACCGGTATCACAAAGGGCATCAGTTCCCCTGTTGTATGGGGGCACAGCCCTGCATCGGTAGAGGTGACTCCCACAGGCAGCCCGCTGCGGCGGATTTGCAGTTGGTTTTCATGATAGGACCAGACAGTATATGTTCCGTGGGGTCCTTCTACTTCTGACAGACAGCGACCTTCATCCATGTAGGGAAGCAGATCCGGTTTTAAGCCGTAACGGAGTCCCGTGAATGTATTCGTGGAAAACAGGAGTTTCGTAGAACGATGCGGATCATAATTGTTGTATCCGGAAGTCAGGACAACCAGCAGGACCAGAGCACAACTGACGCCGGCTGTCTGCCAGCGTGACCGGGGGAAACGGAACTGGACAGCCCAGATCAGGAGTGACAAGCAGGACAAAGTCCCCGTAGTCACCAGAGACAGTGTTTTGAGATCCACGCGTGCAGTACCAAGCAACCAGGACCCGCAGAGTAAGCCTGCCAGTAAACAGAAAGGTTGCCAGACCGGCAGACGATAGACGGAAGTGTTGTTAGTGCTGTCTGACTGGCGTGTGATCGACAGCTTCATCCAACCACCCCAGCAGAAGCCCAAAGGTGCCAGGAAGAGCGTCAGCAGCCCGCCTCGTATCACTGCCAGCAGAAATGCAAATTCGATGTAAGCGTTGGCATAGAGCATCCAGTTCACCAGGAATGGGAATAGTGCCAGCGCCGCTGCTCCGATTAATGCAGCTCCCAGGGTCAAGCGTGATGCGAGTTGTGAACCCCGCGCTGCACTGCGTGCTTCGATCCAGAACCAGGCTACGCTGACACCTGCGAGCAACGCCGCCCAGGCCGTCACTTTCAAATAGAGTGAGTCCGGATAGAGCTGGAAGATAACACGCTCAATGATGACAGTCAGAAAACCGGTCGCCAGGCTGACCAGAAAGCCGCTGGCAATCAGCAATCGGGAATGTTTCCACTGCATACTTTCCTTTTCAGAATCGGTCTTGGCATTCAACGGACTGCCAGTGGTCATCGTCTGCAGCCAGCCGACCATACCGGGTAAGTATCGAGTGGCCAGCTTGCGCAGCCAGGGACTGATCACAATCAGCAGAGCGATACCTGCTGCGATCCCTAATGAGAGATTCCAGCCCAACGCGGGAACCAGGCAATAGACAGCCGATAGTAATGCGAGTGTCACACCGGTAAGAAAACGTGCAACAGGGGAGACCAGAGGGGTACTACTTTCGGACTGCTGTTCGAGTGAAGCTCTGACTGAGAACCAGCAGATGCGGGCAGTCCAGAAAACAACAGGCAGCAGAAGAACCATGGCAGAAAGTGTCATCAGTCCCGTTAAAAAGACCGGGTTAGAAATCTGATCCAGTGAGATCAGATGCAGGATCTGGTTGAACTGCCAGAGGAGTATTGGAAAACAAAGTGTCCAGATCGAAAACAGAGCCAACGTGATGCCAATCCGAAAACGCTTCTGCTTCCAGAGTGTTGTTTCAGACTCGCGATTGACGTTGTCTGAGATGGATGAGGGTAATCCCAGCCAGATTCCCATGACCGTCGCCAGACCGATGCCTGTAACGACAGACAGATGCTCTCCAACCAGGGTCTGAAAACGCTGAATACAGGCCAGCAGAAAGACACCACAAATCCACCCAGTCAGGAAAGCGAACCCTAATCGCGTCTGAGCTAGAGTGAGAGTGAATTTGACTAGATTTTGAGCAAACGAACGTATCATGGCTTCCTTGCCTGTCGTTATTGATCAATCGGAATTGCATCACGGCTTAAAGTTTCATACTCTAAGTCATTCTTTGAGAGTCCCTTAGCAGCAATTTCTGCCGATAGAATCGCAGGGACCGAAGACTGTGTTTTATCGAAAATGCGTAAATATATGCAATACCAGTCGTTGTAGCCCCATTATCACTTGCCTGGGAACGACACATCCGTATACTTCACTAGTCAAAGATACGCCATTGAGTAAAAATAGGTAACCTTAAAACATCCACCTTCCACTTTGAATAGAAATCATCAGTGTGAAACGGAAACCCCAACGCGCAATGGCCTCTCCCCCAGTCTCCAGACTGAGCAGCCAGCCAAAAGATCCATGGTTGCCATTACAGTTCACTTATTCTCTGATTTTCTGCTGCCTGACCTGGGTTACAGGTTTCTCAGCGTCGAATGCTGCCGAGACCAGTTATCTGGTTACAGCGAAAACCGCGTCCAGTTCAATTCAGACAGATGAGCTGAAATCTCATATCGAGTTCCTGGCCAGTGACGCACTCGAAGGACGCGAAGCGGGTACCCAGGGTGGCCAGGCGGCTGGAACCTATATCCGCAATTTTTTACAGAAGCATGGTGTGCAGCCCGGAATGGGTGAAGAAGGCTACTTTCAGGAGTTCGATGGGGGATTTCGGAATATCCTGGGAGTCATTCCCGGTAATGACCCAAAATTAAAAAACGAATATATTGTCATCGGGGCTCACTACGATCATGTGGGATATGGCAAGCCCTCCAACAGTCGGGGTGGCGTAGGGCAGATTCATAATGGCGCTGATGACAATGCCAGCGGAACTGCAGCCCTGCTGGAAATCATTGAAGCCATCTCAGAGCATAAAGAGCTCCCCCGGCGCTCTATCCTGTTCGCCTTCTGGGATGCAGAAGAAATGGGGCTGTTAGGCTCCCGACACTGGATGAACTACCCAAGTGTACCTCTCGAACAGATCCCGATTTACTTCAATCTGGACATGGTCGGTCGGCTCAAAAAACAACCGCTGACTTTATTCGGATCCCGCTCGTCTATCGGTTTGAGATCCTGCACCGTCAAATGCAATCATCGTGACACGGATCTGAAAATCAAATTTGACAGTGCGATTCGCCCCGACAGCGATCACTGGCCTTTCTATCAGAAGGGGATTCCCTTCCTGATGCTGCATACCGGGAAACACGATGACTATCATCGTCCCGAAGATGACGCCTTCAAAATCGATTACGAAGGCACCCAGAAATGTGCCCAGCTGTTGACCCAGCTGGTATTTGAATTTGCCATGCAGGATAAAAAGCCGGAATACCGATCAGCCGATCAGGATATTCTGACTGGGATCGATCAGGAAACAAGAATCACGACGCAGGATCCGCCCCGGCTGGGTGTCGCGTGGAATGCAGACAAGTACGAAGAAGGGCATCTGATGATTACTCAGGTTCTGGCCAGTTCAGCAGCGGATGCGGCTGGCCTGAAGGTGGGTGATGAGATCATTAAAATTGACGGACGATCGCCTGTAGAAGCACCTGGTTTTGCAGCGCTGGTGCGGAGTTCCCCTGAAAAGATCAAGCTGCAGATCAAGCGAAAAAAAGAAGATGAACTACTGGAAATCCCGGTAGAACTTTCAGGCAATCAGCTCAAACTGGGAATTCAGTGGCAGACTGATGAAACCGAACCGGACGTGATGGTGATCTCGAATATTATCAAATCATCGCCCGCAGATCTGGCCGGACTGAAAATCAATGACCGGATTTATGAGATCAGCGGACGCTCATTTGACAGCAGTGATGAATTTCGCGAACTGGTAAAAGATCTGCCTCTGCCCTTGAAACTTCAGGTCGAACGCGAGGGACGACTGCAGAACTTTGAAGTTCAATCAATGAGATGAGATTTCCATTCGACCTGTTGTGCATCGAGGCCGGATTTTGTCAGTTCCTCTTTGAGCGTCTTTTCCGGTACCACGCGTGCAGAACCGGTACGATAGACGCGAACTTTGACACCATCCTCGTCCCCGGTAGCGCGGCTTGCCAGCGTGAGAATTGTTTGAATATCAGCGGGCTGATATTTTTCGCGGGGCTGTGAGTCGGCTTTGACCTTGTAACTGCGATCATCGATCAAAATATCGAGGACCTGCAAAGGGAGTTCTGCCAGGGTTTTCTGTTCTCGTGGCTCCGGTTGAATTAAAACCGGGATCATATCTGACTCTGTCGAGGCCATTACGGAGGGCGAACTCTCTTCCGCCTGTGGTTCTGCCTTCTCTTCTCCCTCACCCGGTCCGGAATTAATGCCGGGGGTCAGGCCGAGATACTGGCCCAGAATGATCCCCAGAATTAAAACGCCTCCCCCGGCATACATCATTCGCTTTGGTTGCTTGCGCATCATCCGGTCCTGTCAATGGGTGAGAGAAAATCGCATTATATCGAACCACACCTCTGATACGAAATTCAGCTGTATGATGAGCACAGAAACATCAGGGTTGAGATTTCAGTTTTTGCATCAGGTCCAGGATCACTGCCACAATTTTATCTGAAGCATCTAACTGGACCCGGTTGGTTCCCATCCAGGTTTCATACCCTCCTAGTTTATGCTGCTCAGGTGTAGGCAGATAACCGTTGTAACCATTTGCCAGTTCAATCGTGAAGGCATCTTCAAAGGGGGCTTTTTCTTTCAGTTCCAGACCGATTTCACAAAAAGTTTCAAAGGGAATTGCAGCCACAGTCAGATCACCAATTTTCAATGCCTGCAGTATTACGGTAATTTCATCAGGACCTTCCAGCAGTCGCTGAACTCGCTCTGCATAATTCCGCTCATAACGATGATGCTGTTCCGCGCCCTCCGGTTGAGCCATCACCTTTTTGAAATAAGCCTGCATCTCAGCATCAGGTTTACGGACCTTTAATGTCAATTCTGCATTTGCTGCTCCGAGAGGAACCCAAGCCTGATACTTTACCTGCTGACAGGCATCGGCCACACGTCTGGCGACCAGTTCTGCCACCTGGTTCATCTTTTCATACGCAGCCATCCGTTTGCCGGGCTTCTGGAAATTGATGTTATTGATGTCACCACTGGTGCCATTCGACAGCATTCCCACAAACGGAGGATCTTCCGGCTTCGCACCGAGCAGGGGGCCAATTTTTTCGGAAAAGATACCGAAGTAGTCTGCAGAGATTTCTCCTTTATTGACGCCTCCCACATAATGCAGAGAGTAATTTGCCAGGAGTGCCAGTGGCCGACCATCCAGCGACTGCACACTGATGAATGAGATTTCCGGATCGATGGGCCCTGCGGGTTTTACCAGAGCAGCATTGCCCCGGGGTGGATTCATCCGCACTTTGTCGACCCCACCGAATGGATTCTTACAGAAATCCGGATTGGTCGTATACCAGCGACGGTTAAAGACTTCAGAAGGTTCATCTACGCCGCCCCAGCCAATGCGTGCCGGCTCCCGATTCTCCATTGCACAGCGGACACAGTCAGCAATTCTTCGTGCGAGGAAGTCGTGATATTTGGAACTGCTGGCGCGGGTCGCGGAATGCGTGTGAGTAGCCGCCATCAGAATATTCTCAGGTGGCAAATCGGTTTCTGCTTTGATGAAATCCCGAGCCGCCTGAAATACATCAACAGTGATCCCCAGATTGTCACAGATCACGAAGGCGATTTTGGTTTCACCGTTATCCAGTACCAGACAGCGGGCGTGCAGTTCATCGTGTACGTTTTCGGCCGGAAACGGTTTGAATCCACCGACGATATATTCTCCCAGAGGAGGCGTAATATTGCTGGTCGCTGCCCCTGCCTTCAGAACCTTATCAGCCGCAAAAGTTGTGGTGGTACTGAATACGAACAGGAACAGACAGAAACTGGCACCCCAGATTCCTGCCCCTGACACAAGTCGGCTGAATTGATACGTCATCTGATCTGCTCCTCAGGATGATGGTCTGCATTGTTGTGTACGTAAGCTGCCCCCACGATTATAAGAATGAGGAACCACCAATACAACAATCTGCATCGCTGGATGAATCCCAGTGGGGATCATCAGCGCTGCTTTGCGTTCAGCAAAACCGGCAACAAGAGCTTAACCCTCTGAAACGGTCTGCGGATTCAGATCGGGAATGTCTTCAAAGGGGTGCCCGTTCTGCCAACCGGATTTCCCTGTCGCACGAAAATGTTCCAGGCGACGAATACTGATCTCACAGAAAATGGGATCCAGGTCAGCGGTCAGGCAGCGGCGGCCCAGTTGCTCACAGGCGATGAGCGTTGTACCGGAATGAGCAAACAGATCGAGTACAAAGTCATCCTGTTGAGAACTGGCCTGCAGAATTCGTTCGACCGATTTGATCGGCTTCTGGGCATAACATCCTGAAACATTTTCTTCCATGCGATAGAAGACCTGCTGAATATCGACCCAGACATTCCCGGGCCTGATGTTCTCGGAACGGCCCCGTTCGAGGTTCTCCGTCTTTTTTCCGTTGATGTTTTTATAGTACCCGCGCAGGATCTTCGGGATATCCGTGTATTGCACTTCAAAAAACGGATTACCACGCGTGTAGTACAGCAGTTCCTGACGTACGGCCATCCAGTTTTTCTGCGTGCCATAACCACGCTGATTCCTCATGGTGACAAAGGACCGTGATTCGAACAACCCGGTCTGCTGCATCATCATCATGAACTGAGGCAATGGTTGAAAATGCTGATTCTGGTCCGCTCCCAACCAGACATAAAAGGAAGCATCCGAACTCAGAAAGCGGGCCGACATGCGCACCCAGTCGGCACACCACTCAATAAACGTATCGATATTACGCAGATCAAAGGCGACCAGGTTATAGGGTGGGTCCTGAATCGCCAGGACAGGACGATCCTCGCCGATCAGCCTGCTGATCTGTTCTGAATTGGTGGCATCTGCGCAGGCCACTCGATGTCGACCGGTGGGATCCTCCCAGATTTCTCCCGGTTTTAATCGGCAGAATGGTAACAGTTGTTCTCTCAAAACCAAATCTTCGTCCAGGCGCGGCAGAGGATTGTTTTTCATCTGACTCTTTCTTTCGCCGGGTTTTGTATCAGGAAGCGAAAGGGCATTGTTGCAGCTCAATGTCCGCTTAAACTTCCGTTCGTAGTTCGCAACTCATCACAGTCTTTTATTTGATGCACCAGATAAAAGACCTGGGACCAGAATATACAAATTTGTATTTTCGGGAAAGAGTTGATTCCCCCTACTGTAGCAGATCCTGGAACTGTCACTCGATTCTGTTATCAGTCTCTATAACGAGGCGCGAACAACTCAGTCTTGCAGTCATAATCCATTCGAAACATACTTAGCAAACTTCAATAACACACACCAGCTGACAGAATGTCTCCACAAATGAAACTAGAGCTGTCCGAAAAGACAAAACTGAATGCTTCTCCGCAGGTCATCCATGAATGGCTCAGCGATCTTGAGAACTGGCCCAAGATCAACGATAAGATCAAATCGGTCACAGTGGAGGGGAATCGTTGTTTCGGTGAGATGGAGTTCAAAGGTAAAACACTGGAATTTGCCGGTATGGTTCCAGAAGATGATGACCCGTTAAAAGTCACCTGTAATATCGTCATCCAGACGGAGTCGGAAAAACGAGACCCCGAACACATGACCGTGGTCTATGAAATCAGACCCGGTGGACGTGCCACTCAAATTCGCGAACGCATTATTTTCGAAAGAGAAATCCCGTTCTGGGGCTGGTTACTCGTCAAGCTGATTATGAAAATCGGTAAGCCGACTGGTCTGACAAACCTGCAACGGATCAAAGAGCATATTACTGCGGAAGACTAATTGTAAGGAGAGTGTTTTACTTTTTCTCTTTGAGATCGAATTCACCGTAGTAGCCGATATTCGACTTATACTTTCCGCTGAGTGTTGTGCCTTTCATCAAACCAATCCACTGGTACTGATGCCCGCGAATGGTCGCCTTGCCCGACAGGTTGTGTTGACTGCCTGTGGATTTCGACTGAAAGGTTGCCTCGTATTTGAAGGGATCCCCTTTAAACAGCCCGGTAAAGGTGGCTTTCCAGTTTTCCTTGTCGTCAGATGTCGCGACACATTTCAAGGGGCCCGTCGTATTGTACTTGCGGTTAGTCCATTTCCCTTCCCAGGTCCGTGTCTCCCCAGCCCGGACCTGGGAAAGGCAGAACATCCCCAGCACTGCAATCAGCATGAATCGTGACATCGTCTCCTGCTCCTGCCTGAATCGAATTTCGAGTGAGAAAAAACATCTCTCTGATTGAAACTCGTCAAAGCGCTGGCAACAGCGACAATTTTGGTCCCTTTTTTCTGGAACCTGATGTCAATCTCTCAGATATTAGCGTCCCCAACTACGCTAAACTACTGGCAGGATACAGGTTGCGAACCGGTCAAATTTGTGTTTCCCGGGGATCAGGCACTCTTCCGCAAAGAGCAAGGTTTAGAATTCGTTTTCGGCGAAGCAGCGTCAGACTGCGTCGAATTACCAGTCGCCAGATTTCGGCGGAGCCTTCGTTTGCAGTGTTGATTGTAAAGGATGCGGAAATAGCGTCCGTAGTGCAGGTCGAGTACGCCGGTAGTACTGACGAAGGCCAGAACCGAACCGATGGTAACCTTGGGGTAAACGCAGGCAAACCGCTTTTCATAGCGCGGTCGAAAGCGGCTTTTAAAATGTCGCAGACCGGTAAAATCAAAAATGCTGGTCAGATAATTTTCTGCAAATCGCAAGCCGTGCCTCACCAGCGCACAGTCCCCGGGCAGGCGGTGACAGCGTCCCAGGTTGATCAATGCATTTTTAAACGTCGATCCCTCTTTGACACGTTTTTTATCACGGGCCACCTGCATCGATTTTTCCCTGGCAGATTCCCAGAAGAAACCCGCGATCTCGTCGAGT
This window of the Gimesia chilikensis genome carries:
- a CDS encoding spermine/spermidine synthase domain-containing protein, with translation MIRSFAQNLVKFTLTLAQTRLGFAFLTGWICGVFLLACIQRFQTLVGEHLSVVTGIGLATVMGIWLGLPSSISDNVNRESETTLWKQKRFRIGITLALFSIWTLCFPILLWQFNQILHLISLDQISNPVFLTGLMTLSAMVLLLPVVFWTARICWFSVRASLEQQSESSTPLVSPVARFLTGVTLALLSAVYCLVPALGWNLSLGIAAGIALLIVISPWLRKLATRYLPGMVGWLQTMTTGSPLNAKTDSEKESMQWKHSRLLIASGFLVSLATGFLTVIIERVIFQLYPDSLYLKVTAWAALLAGVSVAWFWIEARSAARGSQLASRLTLGAALIGAAALALFPFLVNWMLYANAYIEFAFLLAVIRGGLLTLFLAPLGFCWGGWMKLSITRQSDSTNNTSVYRLPVWQPFCLLAGLLCGSWLLGTARVDLKTLSLVTTGTLSCLSLLIWAVQFRFPRSRWQTAGVSCALVLLVVLTSGYNNYDPHRSTKLLFSTNTFTGLRYGLKPDLLPYMDEGRCLSEVEGPHGTYTVWSYHENQLQIRRSGLPVGVTSTDAGLCPHTTGELMPFVIPVTLHDRPADVLFLGLGSGVSLNSSLDFPVQHITCLEHDPGLIQLYQDEIATRNSISALDSDRVTLVQSPVALAMASRAKTTAAYDLIISNPVQSVVTQSQSEYTADFYRNVSRHLKAGGMFCQRFQHIDFGAQPLRVIARTFLSEFKQVMAIEIANGETLFLATNSEEGFIRPGLLDRLQAPQVRRTLAQVGWDWSVLLNLAAYSNESLQQMVADQPTSVNSSATGQFAFTLPYEMMRWGLKREEVQQMVGRDQRTERLINWMHNEQDDPIVLRRLSEVTAQNKLMVQYPDQYWKYRKPAKEQITDNPRSLIRQVAAEGLNENDFIHNEDKRRMLYFKALSDAMAKPSPSVELITRVSRFTSIYDPMISYFMHDEVAELYRKSDDAPPELEFAHRLHAINYGAGSDRSINSVVRAIELAAEKPELFQETGQQWDHLNGLLQHLKTRWDNRSQAPPVTSKQALHDIELSMSAIDLAFEAMEEIRENAGISDQEWSLRKKVLDRTLVRPLETYHQRVLPHHYKQDRKNRQERKKLLDNLNLPQVPSL
- a CDS encoding M20/M25/M40 family metallo-hydrolase, with the translated sequence MPLQFTYSLIFCCLTWVTGFSASNAAETSYLVTAKTASSSIQTDELKSHIEFLASDALEGREAGTQGGQAAGTYIRNFLQKHGVQPGMGEEGYFQEFDGGFRNILGVIPGNDPKLKNEYIVIGAHYDHVGYGKPSNSRGGVGQIHNGADDNASGTAALLEIIEAISEHKELPRRSILFAFWDAEEMGLLGSRHWMNYPSVPLEQIPIYFNLDMVGRLKKQPLTLFGSRSSIGLRSCTVKCNHRDTDLKIKFDSAIRPDSDHWPFYQKGIPFLMLHTGKHDDYHRPEDDAFKIDYEGTQKCAQLLTQLVFEFAMQDKKPEYRSADQDILTGIDQETRITTQDPPRLGVAWNADKYEEGHLMITQVLASSAADAAGLKVGDEIIKIDGRSPVEAPGFAALVRSSPEKIKLQIKRKKEDELLEIPVELSGNQLKLGIQWQTDETEPDVMVISNIIKSSPADLAGLKINDRIYEISGRSFDSSDEFRELVKDLPLPLKLQVEREGRLQNFEVQSMR
- a CDS encoding DNA-methyltransferase, giving the protein MKNNPLPRLDEDLVLREQLLPFCRLKPGEIWEDPTGRHRVACADATNSEQISRLIGEDRPVLAIQDPPYNLVAFDLRNIDTFIEWCADWVRMSARFLSSDASFYVWLGADQNQHFQPLPQFMMMMQQTGLFESRSFVTMRNQRGYGTQKNWMAVRQELLYYTRGNPFFEVQYTDIPKILRGYYKNINGKKTENLERGRSENIRPGNVWVDIQQVFYRMEENVSGCYAQKPIKSVERILQASSQQDDFVLDLFAHSGTTLIACEQLGRRCLTADLDPIFCEISIRRLEHFRATGKSGWQNGHPFEDIPDLNPQTVSEG
- a CDS encoding SRPBCC family protein, yielding MKLELSEKTKLNASPQVIHEWLSDLENWPKINDKIKSVTVEGNRCFGEMEFKGKTLEFAGMVPEDDDPLKVTCNIVIQTESEKRDPEHMTVVYEIRPGGRATQIRERIIFEREIPFWGWLLVKLIMKIGKPTGLTNLQRIKEHITAED
- a CDS encoding 2-oxo acid dehydrogenase subunit E2; translation: MYWATKSKPVPLSEIGWINTTYLASTSLRCGPMLVWGTTVDTEELESFLEEQRSRNRTMLTPAHVLVRAVAESLRRHPEVNRRVIGKKVYQYEGVNIVMPMLQTSTGEVDCVFMRKAEDYSLDEIAGFFWESAREKSMQVARDKKRVKEGSTFKNALINLGRCHRLPGDCALVRHGLRFAENYLTSIFDFTGLRHFKSRFRPRYEKRFACVYPKVTIGSVLAFVSTTGVLDLHYGRYFRILYNQHCKRRLRRNLATGNSTQSDAASPKTNSKPCSLRKSA